The following proteins are co-located in the bacterium genome:
- the bioF gene encoding 8-amino-7-oxononanoate synthase, whose product MNWLDEMHEELHVLDHQGLLRRLRVVDPLGGMRASVDHKDVTLFCTNNYLGLADHPKVLERAQKALLRYGAGAQASRLVSGHFPVHMQLEEITALFKGTEACLAFPTGYMANLAAVSALVGEEDAILCDRLNHASLIDACRMTKAKFMVYEHLNLDDLKKQLGKTAGFRRRLIVTDGLFSMDGDLVPLKKVMDLAHEQDAMVMVDDAHGTGVLGPGGQGIVHHFPLKYQPDAVVGTYSKALGSVGGFVGGPKILIEYLLNKARTFIYTTGLPPASCGASLGALEVLQQEPQRVEKLWENGKRIREGLRALGFDIPRGAGPILPIVVGENEEAVKMSAKLVEEGILVVAIRPPTVPKGTARLRLSVSAAHTDADIEKLLDAFRKL is encoded by the coding sequence ATGAATTGGCTCGATGAAATGCATGAGGAACTGCATGTCCTGGACCACCAGGGACTCCTGCGCCGCCTAAGGGTGGTCGACCCCCTGGGAGGGATGCGCGCTTCGGTGGACCATAAGGACGTGACCCTCTTTTGCACGAACAATTATCTGGGGCTGGCGGACCATCCCAAGGTCTTGGAGCGGGCGCAGAAGGCCCTTTTGCGATATGGCGCCGGCGCCCAGGCTTCCCGTTTGGTGTCCGGACACTTCCCGGTCCACATGCAGTTGGAGGAGATCACGGCCTTGTTCAAGGGGACCGAAGCGTGCCTGGCCTTTCCGACGGGCTATATGGCGAACTTGGCGGCGGTCTCCGCCCTGGTAGGGGAAGAGGACGCCATCCTTTGTGACCGCCTGAACCACGCCAGCCTCATCGATGCTTGCCGCATGACCAAGGCCAAGTTCATGGTCTATGAGCACCTGAACCTGGACGACCTGAAGAAGCAACTGGGAAAAACCGCCGGTTTCCGCCGACGGCTCATCGTTACCGATGGTCTTTTCAGCATGGACGGGGACTTGGTCCCCTTGAAGAAGGTCATGGACCTGGCCCATGAGCAGGATGCCATGGTGATGGTGGATGACGCCCATGGGACGGGGGTCCTGGGGCCCGGTGGACAGGGGATCGTCCATCATTTCCCGCTGAAATACCAACCGGATGCGGTGGTGGGGACCTATAGCAAGGCTTTGGGGAGCGTGGGCGGGTTCGTTGGTGGTCCCAAGATCCTCATTGAATATCTGTTGAACAAGGCGAGGACCTTCATTTATACGACCGGTCTTCCCCCGGCGTCCTGCGGGGCTTCCTTAGGAGCCTTGGAGGTCCTTCAACAGGAACCCCAGCGAGTGGAAAAGCTCTGGGAAAATGGGAAGCGTATCCGGGAGGGGTTACGGGCCTTGGGCTTTGACATTCCCCGGGGCGCGGGACCCATCCTGCCCATCGTGGTGGGGGAGAACGAAGAAGCGGTGAAGATGTCGGCCAAGCTAGTGGAGGAAGGCATTCTCGTGGTCGCCATCCGTCCGCCCACGGTCCCCAAGGGGACGGCCCGTCTTCGTTTGTCGGTCTCGGCGGCCCATACGGATGCCGATATCGAAAAGCTTTTGGATGCCTTCCGGAAGCTATGA